Within the Balaenoptera acutorostrata chromosome 10, mBalAcu1.1, whole genome shotgun sequence genome, the region ACCCCCAGCACACCCACCCTCTGCGCACTCCCAGGGCTTCTGCTCCCAGGCAGACCCCTCGGGGGCACGGGGTCTACACCTCGCTGCTTCTCACCCTGCATCTTCGGAACCCGAGGTCTTTGCTCAAGCCATGCGGTATCTGCAAGCTCCTTGCCACTGCTCCCCATTCCTCCCAGGGCTCAGCTCTCACAGACCCGTgtgtccccgcccccccccccccgctcctcccctcccccagttagGAACTTCGGATGGTGTTTCATCACCTGGGCTGGGCTCGCTAAGCGGCCCTCCTCTCTGGGAGAGGAGCTTGGCCTTCTCAGCAGGAGCCCGGGCTGAGATCCATCCTCCCTCTCCTACGGGCTGTACTCTCTGCCCCCTTTTGTGGCTCAAGCCCCTGACCCCCGCAAACACCCCACCAGCCTCAATTTCCTTCTTCCCTGGGGCTTATTCCCCAGCTTGTCGGAAAGCAAATGGGGGCCGGACAAGCGCTGCGACGGGGGAAGCACAGACCGCTCAGGGGGCCTGCTGGGTCAGAAGGCCCGAAACGCGCCCCGCTTTTTTGGCTCTCACGGCCTGAAGCTCTCCTCACCCCTGGAGCTCAAGTCCAACCCCCGCCCCGTCCCACCCCCTCTGCTTTTCATGCTCGGGCCTCAGGGAACTGTTTATCCTGCCGTGGCCGTAGGATCCGGGCCTAAATCACTCACCCCAAAGGGATCCTCCCTCCTCCCGGAGCGTCTCCCCGTGGCCTCAGCTCCCCAAGTGGGGGCTCCTTTGGCTTCGAGAAAGATGGTCCAGCGCCTCCTCCGCACCCCCAATACTGGACACAGCGGCAAGGCCACCAGATTTGCACAAGCCTCCGCCTGGTACCCGGGGAGGGAGCCCCCGCTCTCAACTGCGCTCCCCacatgggagggggaggggtgtggccCGGAACGAGAAgcaactcccctcccccatcctctccGGGAAACCGTCCGGGGTCCGCGGCCTCCCCCTCTCTCCCGCCGGAGCCACCATTTGGCTTTGGGGGGAATGGTGGAGGCTGCTCACCCACCATAAAATGGGGCCCTTGTAGCATctgcggcgggggcgggggcgggggcgggggcggggggcggcggctAGGAAATGTCCCCAGAGAAGCACCTGCGGTCCTCTCCGCCGCCTCCCGCGTCCTGCCCAGGCCCCCGAGGCCTAAGGAGACCCCGGGCGCGCAGGGGAGGGCGCCAGCATCCGCTCTCCCCTTGCACTCTGGCGGAGACCCCCCTCGAAGACGTCCCGGCTCCCTCCACACTGCCCCAGCCGACCGCGTGAGGGCGTGCCCTGTGTTAGTTCGGACAAATTAAAGCGCGTCCAGCGGGCAGGCCCGGGCCCCCCCGGACGCGGTCTGGGCTTGGGGACCCGTGGACCACTCTTGGCTGACGACCGCCGAGCTCCGGGCCGCGGGGCCTCCCCGGGGGCCCACGCTATTCGGCCCTAAACGGGGTGCCCCCCTCCTCTCGCGCTACCGCAGCCTAGGGTGCGTCCCTCCGTTCCCCTCTGCCGAGCCCTCCCTGGGCGCGGGCCGCCTCTCCGCCGTGCCGCAAGCTCGGGCCCTGTCCGGGGCGCACGGCGGCGAGCGCGGCGGCGCCGGGGAGGCGCGGTCTGGGAAGCCAGCGGCCGGGGAAGGGGCTCCAAGAAGCACAAGTTGGCGCTGGCCCCGGACCAGGCTGTTGTTGTTCTCAACGTGGTCCGCCGTAGAGCCATAAAAGTGGAGCGGGGCGCCCTCCTCGCCAAAGCTCAGCGCGCACGCCCAGCAAGCTCTGGCGGAGGCGGCAGCGACGCTCGCGAGGCCGGCTAAACCCGCTTCGAGACGATCCCCGCTCTGACTGCCTCGCGCCGGACTCCTGCGCTCCGGCCGCCCCCGCGCCGGCCCCGGCTCGGGACCCCCGCTCCGGCCGGCccggcccccaccccagccctgccgcCCGGCCCCAGGCACGGCCGCGGCCGCTCCCGCCTGGAGCCGCCGCGCGCCCCCAGCCCCCCGGCGCCCCCGCGGCCCCTCGCCTTCCTCTTCCCGGCGCGGCCCCCGGGCTTCCGCGCCCCGCCCGCCACCAACCCGCTCGCCACCATGTCTGTGGAGCTGGAGGAGGCCCTGCCGCTGACGACCGCCGAAGGGGCGGCCAAGAAGGCGGCTAAGGCCAGCGGCTCGGCTTCGCTGTCCCCctccaaaaaaaggaagaacagcaAGAAGAAGAATCAGCCCGGAAAATACAGCCAGCTCGTGGTGGAGACCATCCGCCGCCTGGGCGAGCGCAACGGCTCGTCGCTGGCCAAGATCTACGCGGAGGCCAAGAAGGTGGCATGGTTCGACCAACAAAACGGGCGCACCTACCTCAAGTACTCCATCAAGGCGCTGGTGCAGAACGATAcgctgctgcaggtgaagggcaCGGGCGCCAACGGCTCCTTCAAGCTCAACCGCAAGAAGCTGGAGGGCGGCGGGGAGCGGCGCGGAGCCCCGGCGCCCGCCTCCGCCCCGGCGCCTGCTGCGCACAAGGCCAAGAAGGCGGCCCCGAGCGCGGCCGCTGCGCGGCGCGCGGACAAGAAGCCCGCCAAGGGCCCGCAGCCCGAGAAGCGCTCGCACAAGAAGGGTGCCGCCTCCAAGAAGGACAAAGGCAGCAAGGCCAAGAAGGCGGCAGCCGCGGGCGGCAAGAAGGTGAAGAAGGCGGCCAAGCCCAGCGTGCCCAAAGTGCCCAAGGGCCGCAAGTGAACGCGGGGCCCCGGCGCCCACTTTTCCACCCCGAGTGCACGTAGGTTTTGCGCGGGGCACCGGCCCGGGCCGCCGTGCGCGCTCCGACTTACGGGGACCCGGCCCCGCGCCGACCTGCCCATCCCCCGCGTGGGAgcgtttttttgtttgctttagatTTTTGAAACGGCCCTGGCGGTGCCCCTATTGGCTCTCGCCCTTGGCAACGGCTGTCGCCTTGGTTACCGGGCACCGAAGGCCGCGCCGCGCCTGCGCGCGAGGACGAGGATGGCCGCGCAGCCCTTCCCGCCTCCGCCCTCCCTGCCAACGGGCGCGCGCCGAGCAATCGCGCGGGGCGCGGGGCCGCGCGGCGCAGCTTTTTCTCGTCGCCTTTTTTGGGACACAATAAATTGGGCACAATAAATTGTTTAAACCTTTGAATCGCTCTTGTTTTCTTCCGAGTGGAGTAGGGTTGGGCGCGGCCGCCTCGGGGCTTGGGCTGGATGGGGGGGGTGGGTCCCCAGCACCCCGGATCCGTTAGAGGTGCAGGCCCGGAGCCCGGCACGAGCGGGGGCCGGTTGGTCCCCAAGGAAGTGCGGAGTTTACCTTGGTAGATGGGCAGCTGGGTccaccgcctgggggggtgggggagcgggGGCTTTGCGGGGTCTGCGGGTTAGAGACCCTCAGGTCTCACAAAGTCACCGCACGCTGGGCCTTCACCGAGCTTCCTGACTCCGAATTCAGAGAGGCTTCGTGTTGCTGTGACAGGGACAGTGGAGCCGGGTTCTGGTTCACTCACCACTAACTGAGGTGTAGTCTGAGCAAGGCTCTGACGCTCCCGGAGCTTGTAAATTAATCTGGAGTGCACACGGGACCCAGAGGATTACAAATTGGCAGGAATGACCTTCAGCCCTGGGACACCCTCCCACCCTTTGCGTCCAGCATATGGAATAGCTGTGCCTCTACTTGGGCACTAGACTTGAAGCCTCTTCTGACAGATGTTCCTGTGAAGGGACAACCCTGCAAAACAGGGAGAGCCCTGGAGCAGTGGAAAGCCAGACAACATTCTAGGATAGTGCACACGCACAGACCAGGCTGAGCAAGTAGGTGAGAGCTTCAGGGGATCTCCGCTGGAGAAGAGCCCCTGGCCAGCAAGTGACCCTGCCCATGGCCTGGCAGCCACTACCCTCCTCTGGCACACAGGCTGGGTAACAGGGCAGACCCTTCCCACATTGGGCAAGTGGCCAGCCAGTGCCACTTCAAGTCTCTCTCCACCCTCCTGCAGGCTCTCCCCACTGCTTCCTGCTGCAGGGAACTGCACGGCCAGCTGCCAGTGTGTTATTGCCCTGCCCTGGCCTGGGCCCCGGGGACCCAGCCGCGGGCGGAACCAGCACAGGTGCCTGCCCTGCCCAAGCCTCCAGTCAGTGTGGGAGAAGTGGGGAGACAGAAGTCACAGGGGAGGGGTACCACATCATTGCCCTCAAGGCAGAAGCTCAGAGACACGAGAGCCAGATGGGGCCCTGATCTGGCTGGCATTAGGGCAAAGGCTGTTTTCAATTCTTGGGACTCCACCCACCTTGCCAGCCCATATCCTGGCCACTTACTGATAAGTAACAGCTTCATCTACTTTGCAGTTTTGATTTTGGGGCAGTGTGCCCCGTGCCCTGCTGCAGGGCCACCGTGCCAGCCTCAGCCGGTCCCAAGCTGCCTGCAGAGCCAACCAATAGGccaccagcagccagcagcagTGAGAGGCCGCAGCCTCCCCAGGGTTCTGGGGGATGGTGCTCCTGACCAGCTAAACGGGAGCCCTCCCATTCCACACCCTCTTTCCCTAAACCAGAAACCCAGGCCCAGATGCCACCTGGGCTCACCCCAGCTGTCCAAGTCAGCATCtgaggctggggcctggggcttgGGTTTCTGACCCTCTCCTAGGTGgccctgaggttcagagagggttgGGAAGGGCTGCAGGGACCTGGGCATGTGGACACTGCTCCTTCCTGCCCAACCCTTCACACTGAGCCACctccccttcccagagtcctCCCTGACCAGAGCTCCACCCCTACTGACTCTCTATCCTTTGAAGACATCCCGTGAGCTCCAAGGCCCCAAAGTGCCCTTCAGGTCGGCCTTATTCCGCACTGTCCTTCCAGATTTCCCACTGAAATCCGCCCTTCACTGCTCACACCACCGGCTCTTCCAGCAGCCTCTCGCTCTGATGCTGCTGCCCACACCCTTCTCCTGTCGCCACCGCCCCCCTCCATTCTCTGAAGACTTAGCCTCTGGCTTGTTGTCCACACCGAGGCCTATCTTCTCCAGGTAGCATCTCTCATTCTTCTGAAAATACAAAGCACTTTAGTTTTCTTCTGGGGACAAACCGCCCCCCTACTCTCAGGCCACACGGCTCTGGGGGGTCTGACCCGTCCAGTCCCAGGGATGGTCACACGACCAAAGACCTGGCTGTTGAGTGTTTAGTCCATTCCTTGGCCACAATGATTGGAGAAACTGGTTCTTGACCCCAGTGAGTTCAATGAGTCAATCCTGAGACTTCCTGGAACTAGTGAGAAAGAGGTGCTCTCTCGCCCAGGATCACTAAGGGTAGGGACACTGGGGCCAGAGCTGCCAGTGGCCATCTTTGTCAACACATAGGGAAAACCCACCTGAAAAAAGAGCCAAGACATAAAGGTGGAGCCAAGAACTAAGGACATTAATGCAGCgtctggatccagccatgcctgaagctacACAGACCTGGCTATTCTGTGAGCTGATACTTGCTTTTCACATAAGCTAGTTGAAATTGGGTTTATGTCACTTGCAATCTGGTCTCTCATTCCTTTAACTCACTTTATCCTCCCATGCCTATATCCTGGACCTTGTCATCTATTCAAATTGCTCTTCCTCAAAACCACTCTCCTAGGGTCCCACTCTCCTCCACCCACAGGTCCCCCACCTTCCCAACTTGCTCACTCAGACCCTTCGGCCGAGCTGCATCTCTGTAGATGGATCCCACATCCTGAAGTTGAATGAACCCTCggcgtgtgccaggcactctgagGAAGGCTAGAGACCTCAGCCTCAAGACAGCCCAGTGAGGGAGATGTTCCAACACTCACCTTACTGGTGCTGAAGGTGTATTTTCTGCCCTGACACCACACTCAGCTCCTGCACAGAGCGGGGGAGCCCATTTATTTACTGTGTCTCTTGGATTTGGCTTCAAGGGGCCTCAATTCCAGGTGAACACTGAAGGCACGTGACACTGTGAGGCCCTGGAGGAGGTAACCATTGTGcagcaaaggagagaaaggactACGTGGTTTTCTTGTCTGTACGACAGGGCACAGCAACAGCCCAGGCCCGCACCCACTGATGGAGGGGACTTGGGTGCGGGGCCCGCAGAGGATGAGGTCAGGGTTCTGGGCCTGGGTCCACCATGGTCTTTTCTCTGGGGCAAGAGTgttctctccaagcctcagttccctcatctataaacaGAGCCAAAAAAGATTTCTCTTACTCACCTGCTGACCAGGGCGGTCTGAACACACCACCCCTGGCCAGGGTCTCAGGTTTCCGTCTCCATTCCTCGCACCCCTGGGGCAGCGCTCTCTCCTCCTGTGAAGCCGCCTCCTTCCTCTCACAGGGCTGGGACCCTGCCTCCCTGTGAATCTCCTCAGGGTCTCGGGTCTACCCTCTGCGCTCCTGGGTCCTACTTCTCCCTGGGCCCCGGACACCTCTGCACACACTGCAAAGGCCCCTTTCCAGGCCGAGCAGCCCGAGCGACCCAAAGAATGGGGTCTCCACCCATTCAACTGCTGGGGACCAACCCAGCTAAAGCTGTCCTCTGCcaggacagggcctggcactgAGCACAGGACTGAAACCCATGTCCATGTTGCCTCTGACCTTGGCGATGAGGGTATCCTGCAGAAGCTGAGACCTTTCACCCAGAGCTCAACATGTCCACACCTGGCCCAGTAGTCAGAAAAACTGAAGGAGAGTCCAGGGCAAGTAGAGTAATTGCAGGCCCAGGTGCCACTTCCCAACAAGGAGGTAAATCAGCAGCTCACCAACCAAAATGGTTGCTTCCTTCCAAATCTGGCAAGAATCTGCCTGTGGCCCACGCTACCGGGAAACCTAGAAGCGAGGGCGCTCTGGGAGAGGTAGCGCAGTGCAGCCAAACTGACACAGTACGAAGCCATCATGATTCCCCACTACAGAATGGGTGCGTGTGAACTGCACCAGGGTCTCAGACACAGAGGTGCACAGGCCCCAGGCCGGGCAGGACAGCCTGCCCAGCTGGAGGACACAGACCCCCCTGAAGAGTCCTGCTGATGGTCTCCAGGCAGCAATGCGGCGGAATGTGGACAGAGCTTCCCACCTTCTCAGACCTATTAGGAGCACCTGTTTCTGATTTCCCCTCCCGAGGCATGGAGGGGCGTGGGCCATCCAGGGAGGCCTGGCAGGAGGGTGCCCCGGCCGGCAGTGGTCCCACACCGGGGCTCAGACATCAGAGCCGCctcctgagaatttttttttttaattatttattttatttcttttggctgcgttgggtcttcgttgctgcgcgtgggctttctctagttgcggtaagcagggccactcttcgttgcggtgcacgggcttctcattgtggtggcttctctcgttgcagagcacgggctctctgcgtgcgggcttcagtagttgtggcgtgcaggctcagcagttgtggctcgagggctctagagcacaggctcagtagttgtggcgcacaggcttagttgctccgcggcatgtgggatcttcctggaccagagcttgaacccgtgtcccctgcattggcaggcggattcttaaccactgtgccaccagggaagtccttcctgaGAATTTTTTATGTGGAAACTATAAACTTCTTTTTGTGAAACCTCCCACTTTTAAAATGTGGGCTTAGAAAAAGAAATCctccacctcacacccattaggatggctaccattaaaaaaaaaaaaacacaagtgttggtgagaatgtggagaaattggaactttgtgccctgttggtgggaatgtaagatggtgcagctgctggaaaacggtatggaggttcctcaatcAAACGTAGAAttgatccagcaattttacttctgggAACATACCCAAAAGCACCGAAAACAGTGACTCAAAGAGAgatcccatgttcatagcaacactattcacaacagccaaaaggtggaagcaacccaggtgtccatcaaaGGATGATGGATGAACAAAGTGTGGTCTctacacacaatggagtattattcagtcttaaaaggaagttctgacacttgagacaacacggatgaacctggaagacagcgtgctcagtgaaataagccagtcacaaagggacaagtactgtatgatcccacttatatgaggtccctagagaaGTCaacttcacagagacagaaagtaggatggtgggtgccaggggctggcgggggatggggagttagtgtttaatggggtcagaatttcagttttgcaagatgaaaagagttctggggatggatggtggtgatggttgtacaataatgtgaatgtattgtatttaataccactgaactgtacacttaaaaatggttgagatGTTAAATCTTACGtcctgtgtattttatcacaactaaaaataaatactgtatggcCCAAGCAAAATCATGTGTGACTCAGTGTGGCCTTCAGTCCCCACCTTTGCGATCACTCAACTTGATCTTCTATGTGGGCTGTTCTGGCTGCTTCACGAGACAAGCAGCTTCGAATGGTGGTGTCCTGATGGAGCCGGAGCCAAAGGACGCCACACAGTGGTGACAGCAGAGACCAGGCTGCTCGTGCTGAGGGCCTGCACCAGGGTGACCACCTCCTCCCACAGGGCTGTTCCTAGGACCCCAGAGCCTTGCTCAGTGCACCCTGCACATATGTGCTTCCTTATTCTCACTCACCTCCTCttgcctctcccagcccctggctttCTTCTGGCTGTCTCCATCAGGGGCAAAAAGTGTGGCACTGgggccctgccccagcctggcTGCCCTATAAAACTTTTTGTGTTATTCAGTGTGATTATACAACCCCTTTCACTGAAGCCCCAGCTCCTCCAAACAGTCCTTTAGCTTCCACTGCCCGCTGGGAGTGTTGCCTGCGGAGCCTGCAGCATGCCTCTCTTCCCTGGAGCCCCGGGACGCAAGGGGGACCCTCACCCATCACCACATGAGGGACACCATGACAAGAGGTAGGTTCTCAGTCTCCAACAACCAGCACCTGTGGCTGTGGGATCCTGGGAGTTCAACTCTGAGCACCCACTCTCCTGATTCAGAGACAGGCAAACCAAGTCTCAGAGAGGACCAAGGACTTGGTCAGTTTTGTATGTACTAGGGACCCTTCCATGCAGCCCGAGCCAAAGCTCCTTTCCCCAAGGAATGAGGTTCCACACCTCCCATCACGGAGTGCTCCTCATTCTGgttgagaagagggagagagtcTGAGGCCACGCATTACCCTCTCTGGTTCCCACCACCGACCTACCCTCTGGGCTCTCCTGGCAGCAAGCAGGGTCCTGTCCAAACTCTCCAAACTGAGACACCGTTCCCAGGCCAGGAGCCCCTCAGATTTGCCCTCAACTTACCTATGCCAAGCTGTGCGCTGTGGGCCAAGCCCCTCCCTTGCCTGCGTCTGTTCTGTTTGCTTCTATACAAAGCAGGACTGTGCTTCAGGTACACAAGCTTTGCAGGAAGAGATGGATCCAGAGGGACCGCAGACAGCAGCAGGGGAGACACCCATCTACTAGAATCTGGAGTCTAGGGGACCCTCTGCCTGCTCTAAGGCTGCAGAGCAGGAAAGGGTCCCCTAAGGCCTGGAGCCAAGCCTGGTCATTGTGCAGgtagggtggggtgaggagggccTGCCAGCCGGGAGGGAACCCAGCTGAGAGGCCAGACAGCCTCATTCAAGAGCTGTACCTCCTGCCCTGAGAACAGTTGGGGGTCCTGGTCTACTAGATCACACCACGAtaggagacccaacgcagccaaaaataaaaataaaataaaaaatgaataaattaaaaacaaaaacaaagggcaGGACAGGATGCTATGCTGCTCTAACAAGCAGGAGTAAGTATTGGCAAAAGGTGGGAAAATGGTAATCACATGCCCCTGAACTAGTGAAAATTTGGAGAGCAACTTGGCAATACCTAGTAAAGCTGATGACTCAGATAGGGGGAAAAAACTGCCGAAGGAAATGCCCAAGATGATACCATTTATGTAAACCTGAATATCACAAAACAATGTTTTGATACAAGAATGTGCTTTTAACATCACATTTATGTCAAAGTATAAAAACCTGAATGAAAAGGACACAGGCTCTTGAGGACACTCTATTCTGCCTCGTAAAAGACCCCACCAAACTGAAAACCCTGAAAAAGAGTGGGGAAAAGCGAGGAGAAACAAAGGGAATTTTACTTCGTCGCTCATTAAACTTGAAGCAAATACGACAAAAGTCGTAACAGTCAACATTCTGGTAAGGTATCTGTATCTGTAAGATCTCTTACTACAACCCCGTGCCAAAGAGCCCAGAGAAAACTGCAGGCCCCGGGAAAGCGCCCCGCGCCCCTCGCGCCGAGGTTGGTTTCCAAACCCCACCCGCCactcccccgccgccgccgccaccggaAGAATTTGGAGGCCTAGGGTCTGGAGCGGGGATCCCGCCCGCCGGCGCCACTCGCCCCCATTGGCAGGAACAGCGCCGGGGCCCCGCTCTGATTGGTGAGGTTGCGATCCCTGATTTGCATAGGCCCGGCGGCGGCGTGCGCACGGCAGCCTGTGCGCGGAGGCGCCCCATCCCTCCCGCCGCCAGGACTGCGCTTGGCGGGTTCCGTGTCCCGGACGCCcggaggagggggggagggggcgtgCCCGGCGCGGCCCTCCTGGAGGCTGTCCCCAGACCCCTGGGAAGGCCCCTCGGCCTCGGCGCCCCCACCGTGGGCGGCCCGCTCCTCGCCCCCCCGAGGCGTGGCATCCGGTTAAGCCTGGAGGGCTGCGCGCGCAGTTAGTGCGCAGCTACGTTGCAGGAGCCTTTGCAGGCCTCCTGTTCACGTGGGCAGAAAGCGGTCCCTGCCTTCACGGACCCAGTCATCTGGGTGGGGAGGCGTACAGTCACAACCACCCAAACATCTAATTACAGAGTGACTGGTGCCTGGGACGAGCTTGCAGAACAAACCGCGGGGGCGTTGACCAGGCTGGGCCGGATGGCCCCCAAACCCGTGTCACCCTCCGTGCGCTGCTCCACCCAGGGGCCGCGAACCTGGGCAGGGCTCGCACCCGGATCCTACGCTCCCCATGCAGGGGTCTTGGCCTCTGCAACCCCTCGTGTTTGGCAGGCACTCTGGCTGGTTTTAAGCTAAAAGATTCAGGCAATTTTCAAGTATTACGAGTGAACAGAGACTCAATAAAGAGCGCCCCACCAAGCCTTTTTGTTGTTTCCAGAAAAGCAGTTTTGTCCACAAAAACCCCAATGCCCCACATTGTGACAAAACCATTCCCTAGGACTATGCCAGGAGAAAACAGTGAGATCCAGAGTTCTTCCCACCAGCAGCATTTTCTGAAATGTAAACAGTTTATCAAAcactttattcagaaaaaaatacaatgtttTAAGAACTTAATTCCAAAGCACTGAAAAGAGCCAGAAGGCTAAACAGAAAACAGCCTCTGCTAAGCAGTACCAGGGGACGCTGAGAACTGCCAGCAGGGTCAGACTCTGAGGGAAGGTCCCCGGGGTTCCAGGAGAGAGCTGTGGCCACAAGGGCCCCCCCCCATCATGAGTTGACGGTGGTGCCTCTCCCTTTTCCCAGGCTGCCCACCCACCCCACTGGGGGTTCCCAGTCACAGTCAGGACAGCCACTCCCCCAAGAAGCCACAACTGTTAACTAACACTGTGCTACCTCCTCCAagccacacccacctccccaaCCTGTCGTCACCGTGGTGTTCAGCACGGCGCACCTCGGCCTCGGCCTCTGGAAGTCCTGCGCTACTGGGTGTGAGGCCGCTTGGCCACaggctcctcctccttctcccgcTTCAGCCATCGCTCCAGGAGGTCAGCACCGCCTCTCTTGGGGGAGAGCGGGCTCTTC harbors:
- the LOC130709096 gene encoding histone H1.10, with amino-acid sequence MSVELEEALPLTTAEGAAKKAAKASGSASLSPSKKRKNSKKKNQPGKYSQLVVETIRRLGERNGSSLAKIYAEAKKVAWFDQQNGRTYLKYSIKALVQNDTLLQVKGTGANGSFKLNRKKLEGGGERRGAPAPASAPAPAAHKAKKAAPSAAAARRADKKPAKGPQPEKRSHKKGAASKKDKGSKAKKAAAAGGKKVKKAAKPSVPKVPKGRK